The stretch of DNA CAAAAAAACGCTATACTCCTTGTTTAAACGAAAAACGTTTTTATGCATGTTTCAAACTCCCGGAAACATGTTTCAATTCCATATGGCACACATCTTCCCATTTCACCATGGGCAGGGAAAAATTTCCATTCTCCGGTTTCACAACATTCCCATTTGCCACGAAGGGCACATATGGTTTCTTCATGTTTTAAACCCTAAGTCCTGCCAAAAACCATGaaacaaaattcgaaattacACCTTTATATAAGTCCCACGATATTTATTGAGAGAACCTGTACATCTCCCCAACCACCATCATTTATGGCGGACGACTATACCTTATATGGCTGCCTCGGAGGACAACACGTAAAGCTTCTCCGTCAAATTTttgtccaccaccaccatacaaATCCTCACGACGGTCGTCTCTTAAAAAATCACCTCCTCCAACTCTTGGTTTCCAGGTTGAATTTTTTTGGTCCAATTTCTCACAATCTTAAAATAACAGGATCCTCTGCAAATTATTCAACAAACACCCTATTATCCAACCCATAGGCATTAACTAGACGTCTTGTCAATCGCTAATGAGGCCGCTCAACTACACTTTTAATCCCGCCAATTTGGAGGGTCTATTAGTAATTCATACCATTCACTAACTTATCTCCACATGGTTTATTGTCTACAATGTATCTTGTCCACGGAATTATGTTTGGTAGACAACTTCAAATAGGATTACTAAAAGTCCACCACTTTTACACTTCGTCTATAATTATATTCGTCACTTACTTTTCTCGATATTGTATCTTGTCTACATTGTATGTAGTCCACGGATTTATGTCCACCAATTTAACACTTCgtctataattatatttgtcCATAATAGCTTTATTGATTCTCGGGAAATTTTACACCTCgttgataattatatttgtcCACAATTTTACACATATTCTTTACAACTTCCAGACTGCCGCGTTAACTCGCTCAGCTTCTAACCACGCGCCCTCTTCAACTCGCTCATATTTTCTCCACGCGCCCGTCCCCTCTCATCGTGCCGCCGTCGAAATAATGTAATAAGGAGGGTAATCTAGTAAAACTTATACTGCCATGTTTATTGAATATGGCAgatttgaaaatgttttttgaatatGGCACATTGCAAAACAATTACAGAAAATATGGCATATGTtgtgaaacacttagtggactcactAGACCGGCCCACATATTATCCATGGAGTCTCGGTCCATCGGCTATACTCAGTCCGCACACCTTCGGTCCATTAGCCGAAGCCTTACTCGGCCATTACTTCCTTATGTCGGTTTAAGCCTAGActtgtactctactatatatatgcatgtaaccttgagaataatcaataagaatacacaagagctttatccctaaactctatattcataacacgttatcagcacgatagcctcaaaccctaaaaaccctaaaggCAGCCGccgattctctcttcttccctaaaaccctaaaccgcctctTGTTCTGCATCTCCTTCGAGATCTTCTCTTGGTCTCAAAGTTTTNGATTGATTGATAATTGCACCAAACTTTGTCAAGCTTAAAATCGGAATTGATTGTTTAAAGTTGCTTGAATTGTtgtgttgcataagaacctagaactaTATGNGGGGGTGAGTTCGCGCGCAAGGAGTTGTTCGCGGGAAGCAGTTCGAGTTTGCGGGAAGCAGTTCGTGGTTCGTGGAAGCTGTTCGAGGTTCGAGGTTCGtgagatatctgaggtctttagctcccagatcataTCCGGTCAGAATCCTTgtggtgttaaggtaaacaatATCGAACCCTCTTAAAACCCTATGACCGAATTGAACCTTAAAACTATCGGACCCTAAAACATCCAAGTACACAATCTAACAAAGTTTAAATTCCATAAATCCTAAGACTTAAAATCGgattgttaggttgttagattgattgataATTGCACCAAACTTTGTCAAGCTTAAAATCGGAATTGATTGTTTAAAGTTGCTTGAATTGTtgtgttgcataagaacctagaactaTATGTTGTTAGGATCATAAGATAGAATTTGATCAAGCTGTTCTAGGATGATAAACTTGGATTGTTTCATGCATCATAAATTGAAATCGGGCCATGTATAGAATGTTAGAAAATCGGCTGCATGAATTAGTCTTGTTCTAGGATTGAATCCGATCAAGAGAAAATTTTGTTAGATATCcataaacatgaaaaacatatattttcggAATTAAAACATTAGGATAAGTTCCTAAATTAATTTAGCAATTATCCAAAGTATTAAGATATTAAATCCTAGACTAAATAGGaaacttaagaaaaaggaaatcctatctaaAATTGTTACATGCTTAgactatttgcttttgttgcatgcatgaatttaaaccaaaaaaccaaatatggcaaggcatggttcgatcttaaatatcgcatggcctaaggcatggttcgatctcaaatatcgcatgctaaTATTCGGATGTCTATTTCTGTTATATGCAGATGGCAAGCCTCAAGAGCTTAGACTATACAGTCTTGAATGCTTCTGGTGACAACTACTTGCTATGGGCAATGAACACCAAGATCAACCTGAAGTCAAAAGACTTGTTCGAGTGCGTCGAAGAGGGTGATAAGTCCTCGGACAAGCAAAAGAATAAGTGTATCTAGCACATGCATCACCAcattgctgagagtctcaagaaccagtacctATACATTGAAGATCCTCTCGACCTTTGGACAACGCTTAAACACAGATAcgggcaccaaaagacggtgctccttccaaaggcCGAGTATGATTGGAAacacctaaggatccaggatttcaAAACCCTGGACAAAAATAAttctgagctttttaggattgtctcagtCCTTAGGCTGTGTGGTACTGTGGTAACAGAAAAGGAGCTAATCGATAAGACTTTGTCTACCTTTAGTCCTAACAACATGGTTCTTTAGCAACAATACCGGCAAACAAAGTATGTCGAGTATGGGGCACTCAATGAGGTGttactgctagctgagcagaacaatgaactgttgctgatgaatagtgctatgagacctcctggtacagccccattaccagaagcacacaaagttgatttgggaaagaaaagtGCTGCAGAGCCTAAGGAgcctaaagagcctaaagagaccaactacgtccacagagaGAGACACTACGGCCGTGGCcatggtggcagaggacgtggtggtcgaggAGGCCAAGCTAGCCGCGGGCGTGGTGGTAGAGGCCGTGGTATTTCCAAGCCACAAGCTAAGGcaaaatcggtttgtcaccgatgtggtatgtctaaCCACTGGATGAGAAACTGCAGAACTCCCAAACATCTTATTGATGCATACCAAGAAAGTTTGAAGAAAAACCCAGAAGCCAACTTGGTGCatctcgatgatgaaggagacttcgatcatgagaatgatgactccCTAGAGACTTCCGATCTCCTTAAAGAGGATGAATgattttcggttttattttggtttaaaactatgcttttatgctttgatttatttctatgtattggataattgatttggtttaaattcaaggatttattttataaattatttgccttattgaattaaaacacaaatgttgttttatatagacATGGCTGAGTATatgagtgaactagtggtggacagtggatccagccacactattttaagagataaaagatattttataaacctcaccatgaaaaatgccaatgttagtacaattgcgggtatagcaaaccTTATAgagggctacggccaggctcacattttgttgcctaatggcacacatattgaattaagtgatgccttatattcacccagctccaAGAGAAACTtgttgagctttaaagatataagattaaattGTTATCATGtggaaaccaagggtgaaggaactagagagttcctatatattacagaaaatgtaaaaggacaaaagaaggtcctagagactatacctgcactagccactggtttataccatgctaagctTAACATGATAGaggctaacttggcaaagcatAGAATGTTTAATGAACagttcactttatggcatgaccggctaggccacccgggttcgaacatgatgcgtaaactgattaagagttcgaatgggcacaacctaagcgaaaggaaagttatccctaaacatctcacgtgtgtagcatgcgCACAAGGGAAACTTGTTATAAGGccttcaccagtaaaagtcacaagagagactttaaactttctggaaaggatacaaggtgatatatgtggaccaatacacccatttagtgggacgtttagatattttatggtgatgatagatgcatcaaccagatggtcgcacgtttgcttgttatctACAAGAAACCTTGCATTTGCAAAGATGTTGGCTCAAATTATAAGGctaagagcacactttccagactttccacttaagactatacgtctagataatgctggtgaattcacatcccaagcgtttaatgattattgtatgtccatgggggtgagtgtggaacatcatgtggcacatgtccatacacaaaacggactGGCTGagtccttcattaaacgaatacaaatgatagctcgaccattgttaatgagatcgaagctccctgtgtcggcttggggacacgcagtattgCATGCAGCAGAgctcatacgcatcaggccatctagtgaacataagtattcaccatcccaactattaacgggtcatgagccagacatatcccatctcaagacattcggttgtgccgtttatgtaccgattgctccaccacagagaactaagatgggacctcagaggaggatgggaatatatgttggatatgagtctcccaccatcaTAAAGTATCTCGAGCCACTcacaggagatttatttaaggccagatacacGGACTGTCAATTTattgagtccgaattccctGTATTGTGTGGtgagactagcaagctggtcaagaaattaacatggaatcaaacatccttaaattggcaagatcctcgaactctagcatgtgatgcagaggttcaaaagattatacatttacagcagctagctaatcaattgccagattcctttgctgacccaaagagagtgacaaaatcgtacataccagcttgcaatgcaccagtacgaaTTGATGTTCAATATTAGAGTGCATTGAAACAGAGTCTAAAacccgtttgaaacgaggtagaccattaggttccaaagataaaaatcctcgaAAGTCTAagggtgcaaaacagaccgaggttcagGGAATTACCGAGAGTACAGACATGGCCGCAGCAAATGATAAGGAGCCGGATGGggttcaggacgctgaacctctAGGTCCTGAgaatattgataataatgagatttCAATAAATTATAGCATGTCTAGAATTACTTGGAATCGTAaggatgtcgacatcgatgatatattcgcatacaaggtagcacttgagctaaatgaggatctagaacccacatctatattagagtgcactcaaagcaaagattggcttagatggaaagaagctattgatgtggagttaaactctttgaagaagagaagtgtgtttggtccgatcttaaggataacacctgaaattaaaccagttggacataagtgggtctttgtaagaaagagaaatgagaagaatgaaatcgtgagatacaaagcacggcttgtagcacaaggattctctcaaagaccaggaatagattatgaggagacatactcccctgtgatggatgcaacgacttttagatatctaataagtctggctgtaagagaaaaactggatttgcggttaatggatgttgtaactgcatacttatatggtccactggataatgaaatctatatgagattaccagagggaatagaactcaaagataagagtggttctcgagaacagtactgcataaggctagacaaatcgctttatggactgaaacagagtggtcgaatgtggtataatagACTTAGCGAATTTTTGGCAAAGAAAGGCTATAGGAATGaccccatcagtccatgtatatttataaagaagtttgcaaacaaaggatttgtgataatagcagtctatgtggatgatttaaacatccttggaacctctggggaaatcgcccaaactgtagaatacctcaagaaagaatttgagatgaaagacctaggcaagacaaaattttgtttgggattgcagcttgagtacagaaacaatggtatccttgtgcatcaaaaggaaTATatagaaaaggtactcaagaggtttaatatggagcaagctcacccattgactagccccaTGGTTGTGAGAAGCACAGATGttgataaagatccatttgctcctaagaaggccgatgaagaagttctcggacctgaagtgccttacctcagtgctataggagcgttaatgttcttggctagccacactagaccagacataagttttgccgtgaacctcctagcaagatatagttcttgtccgaccataaggcactggaatggtataaAACATGTTCTGTGATACCTACAGGGTACGACAGACTTTGGTCTATATTacactaactataacaaagatggtttagttggttttgctgatgcaggttatctatccgatccacacaatGGGAAATCACAAACAggctatgtgtttacacacggtggtacagcaatctcttggcgttctatgaagcaaactTTTGTAGCCACATCATCAAATCACACAGAGATACTAGCaatgcatgaagccagccgtgaatgtgtttggttgcggtccatgACTCAGCATATTCGGACAGACAGTGGATTGGAAGACAGCAAAGAGGCAACCGTAATTTATGAAGATAACACAGcatgcatcgcacagctcaaggaaggttacatcaagggagatcggacgaagcacatattaCCGAAGTTCTTCCatacacatgaactacaaaaggccggagaagttcttatagtgcaagttcagtcaagtgataactcagccgatctcttcaccaaatcgctaCCGACAACAACGTTCAAGAAGCTCGcgcaccagattgggatgcggAGACTTAGGAACTTAGAGTGATGTTTgaaacagggggagcaatgtgtgctgtactcttttttgttcaccaaggttttgtcccaatgggttttcctggtaaggttttaatgaggcagcatcccctaagcacattgcagcgatcccatccaacataggcacggtcgtttcgtccaagggggagtgttgtgaaacacttagtggactcactAGACCGGCCCACATATTATCCATGGAGTCTCGGTCCATCGGCTATACTCAGTCCGCACACCTTCGGCCCATTAGCCGAAGCCTTATTCGGCCATTCCTTCCTTATGTCGGTTTAAGTCTAGActtgtactctactatatatatgcatgtaaccttgagaataatcaataagaatacacaagagctttatccctaaactctatattcataacAGCATAAATGGCAAAAATccctactatatatatgttgactcTGTATGCAAActaaacttatttaaaattgaaaaatatatatttaagtcaATTTCTGTAGATAATAAGAGggagtgtttttttgttgcGTCAAATAATACTTAAGAGTTAACagatcatgaaaaaaaaaagactctgcAGTTCAGTTTCTATCCAACTTGTAACATGTAAAATGGTAAGAAAAAGACTTGACTCTCACAGCCAACCTGTAATGTCTTTTTAACTTTTCGGGCTATGCCTTCATTTTCTAAAACTACAGAATGACTGGTTCACAATTAggcctttttaaaaaaaaaactttctactGACTCTAAAGCACTAATTGTAGATCCAATCACACCATCAAACGACATACTTGATATTGGTTTCAAGGTTTAATAAATATACCTATTACTATATGCAATTTTAGTCtgtttcattaaaataaaaaataaaaaattccaTCATCGAAAAATCATTTTCATGTTAAGTGATAAATGTGTTGTAATTTTAtctatctttcaagaaaaagaatACATACGGAGGCGCTTTGAATGGTACTTCGTCCTTTGAGTGAGTGAGGAAAGATgttttcaaataaaatcttaGCAAAGGATTGTTAAAAGGATTGTGTACTTCTTCCTTAGACAATTGAGTACCTTCAACAATCTTTTGTCATTTACTATGATTATCAATTCTAATGAAGAATGTTGAATTTTACCAGTATCAACTTGTGATTTATTCAGCTTATATATGATGACCACAAGAATATATTTTCGGTAAAGAAAGCAAATTGAAATGTCCAtgaaaagaagaatgagaatTGCATTGctttttcttaaaagaaaaatcttattacaacaagaaaaaacgaggacaaaaaaaaaacaacgaaagACATGATCATGGCTTGTAACAAGCCCTGAACATCTTAACGAAAGGACGCATCATCTTCACcagtattttcttcttcttctccttaggTTTGTTCACCTTGCAACAATGCTCTTGACTCAGACTCAGAGGAGGGGTCTCCGAATCCTCATCGATATCACCGTCATAAGCTTCCTCATCCGATAGTAGTAGTGTGTCAATACTATCATCTGAGGTCAAATTTGTTAACAGGCTTGTTAACAATTGCCTAATGTCCTTGAACTCAAGACGCGCATCCGAATCTTGTGCCCAACATAATTCAAGGATGGGGATCATTTCCTCTGGTGTATTCGCAAGACTTGGTCTCTCACCCTGTAAGGAAAGCAAATCCAGCATTTAAAATTCTTCACcctttttagattttataagttgATTTGTGACCTTACATGTTGTACAAGTGGGGGAACACAAATGTTAGGCACGTCAGGGAATGGCTCTACACCATTAAGCAGCTCCCAGAAAACTAGAGCAAAGCTGTAAACATCCACTTTATGATCATAGTGCTTTGGCTCCTCAACTCTCAGTGCCTCACGACTACTTACCTACggttacaaaaacagaaaaaatcaaTCATTTATATGTTTCGAAATAGAAAATTTAGCTCAAAAGAATCATTACCTCAGGAGCCATCCATTTACAAGTGCCAGCCTCACCGGTCATGCCATCTCTATTCTCTTCTCTAGCAATTCCAAAATCAGCCAATTTCACATGCTTGTGATCACCGGTTAACAACAAATTCGCTACACCAACCAACAcaccaaaatttcaaatttgtttctctATTCACAAGATTTTATGTATAAACTGGAGCATATTTACCTGGGTTTAAATCACGGTGAATGATGCCTTCTGAGTGCAAAAACTCCATGGCTCGAGAAATATCCAAAGCAAAGGTCAGTGCCTTCTTTAGATCTAGAGGTTTCGACTGAGAACTCCACATGAACCTCTGAAGAGTGCCGCCTTCCATGAGTTCGGTAACTATCGCCAGCTGCGGCACTATGCAAGCTCCAACAAACTATACCATCACCAAAAACCATGTTTAGTTTCTCACTATTATATTGATAAAACACCaatataactaattattttttctcattttttaccTTCACAATGTTGGCATGTCTCATCTTGGATAGTAACAAAACTTCattttgaaacttctttttgtCCATTATGCTTACAGCAGATTTTACACTTGGTTGCATTATCTTCACAGCAACGGGAACACGGTTTCTGAANTTGCATTATCTTCACAGCAACGGGAACTCGGTTTCTGAAcctataaaattattataaagaacATACGAAATAGGTGATAACTTTTAATTAAACGGATTAGTTTATCCATTATGTTAAATTCATCTcatcattataaaaaataagagagagatgGAACATACAATCCTTTGTAGACGATGGAGTGGCTTCCTTCTCCAATC from Camelina sativa cultivar DH55 chromosome 9, Cs, whole genome shotgun sequence encodes:
- the LOC104715530 gene encoding serine/threonine-protein kinase STY17-like, translated to MAFSNKKFNFSISRELLLNPNDVSVGEMIGEGSHSIVYKGLNRVPVAVKIMQPSVKSAVSIMDKKKFQNEVLLLSKMRHANIVKFVGACIVPQLAIVTELMEGGTLQRFMWSSQSKPLDLKKALTFALDISRAMEFLHSEGIIHRDLNPANLLLTGDHKHVKLADFGIAREENRDGMTGEAGTCKWMAPEVSSREALRVEEPKHYDHKVDVYSFALVFWELLNGVEPFPDVPNICVPPLVQHGERPSLANTPEEMIPILELCWAQDSDARLEFKDIRQLLTSLLTNLTSDDSIDTLLLSDEEAYDGDIDEDSETPPLSLSQEHCCKVNKPKEKKKKILVKMMRPFVKMFRACYKP